The stretch of DNA GAACCGTTTGACCGCAAGCCCCTGTCCGGCACGCTCCAATTGCCCGAGGTCCGGATCGCACAAGGCGGCAAGCCTTGCGCCAGGGACCTCTTGGATCGCCTGTATATGCTTGCTGGCAATATGGCCGCAGCCGACCACTGCGAATTCAATCATGCTTGTGTCACTCCTTCATGGTTAGGTCCTCTGCTCTCTGCAGGGCCGGGATATGCATCTTCACGAATTCCGCTCTCCACAGGACGCTTGCGCCTGCGACTCGCCCGCCGCTTCTCCAGCAGCAGCGAGATACATAGCGCCGCTCCAATTCCAATGAACAGCGACAGCGCCAGATTCAGCTTCTTCTTCGGACTGACCGGGACCGCAGTCTCCTCCGGATCAGCGTAGTCGAGCACGCGAATGTTCGCGTTATGTACAATCTCCTTGGACTTCAGAATAAACGCATCCGCAAAGGCGTTCGCAAGCCTCAGCGCCTGCTTGGGGTTGTCATCCACGGCCTGCAGAAGAATGACCAACGTGCCGGGATCTGTCCGCGCTTCAATCTTGGCAAGGAGCTGGAAGACCGATTCCTTCAGGTTCAGCCTCTGCTTTACCTCGTTGGCAATATAGCGGCTCTGAATGGCATCCTCGTACGTCTTGGTCAGCATCTGACTGGCCAAGAACTCATTGTAGGTGCCCGACTCGCTGTCTCCGGGAAGATTGGCCACCAAGCTGGCCTGAGCCCTGTACTGGGGCTGAATCAGCTGGTTTATTAAGAACCCCGCACCCACACATAATCCCAAGGTTATCAGGCAGGCCAAATAGTGGCGCCTGACTGCGGTGAACAACAGGCCTACATCCAAATGTACTCACCTCATCTTTTTTGAAGAACAAAAGCCGAGTCTGCACAGCCCACGCACTCTTGTCCGCTCGTTATATGTCATCGTATGAGCGGCTCGCTCCGCTTAGAAGCTTTTTTCTAAAATTTCAGTGACAGTCCAGCCGAGTTCTCTGATATGCCACAAAAAAAGGTTCTATACCGGACTTCTCTACCGGCATAGAACCTTACGGGAGCGCGTATATTTAGATTGCATAGAGGTGACAAGCCTTATTTAACCACAACATTGCAATTTGTAGGACCAAGCTGAACGCGGAAGTTTCTGGCGGAGATCCGGTTGCCCAGCACTTGTATATCCTGCTGAAAGTATCCAGGCAGATAAGTCGTAAGATCAATGCCTCCGCCCTGGCTCATCTGAATATCGTTGCTTTGAATCAGGCCGTCCTTGGCGTTCTGCCAGGTCCAAATACCGCGCTCTCCATGGCGGAGTGTGTTATTTGCTATCGTAAATTCTTCAATGTTGCCAAGCCGAATGGAGGTTGTTCCCTGAATGGAGCTGCGGGCTCCCATCACCACCGTATTGCCTTTGATGGATATGTCCCGCACAGTCTCACCGTCGCCGACCTCGATCGCCGCATAGAAGCTGCCCTTTCCTTCAATGATGTTATTCATCACGGAATTGCTGCTTCCATATACGCTGATGGCCGCATACATATCCGGTGCCAGCTTGCCCTTCTGTGTTCCTTGGAAATAGTTATCGTTCAAATAGGAGTTGATAATCCGGTTACCTTCGACCTCGATCCCTTCCGCATAGATCTTAATCGCTCGCTTGGCACAATGATCGAAGGTGTTGTTGATGATTCTAACCTCCATATCATGCCCATTGCCGCTATCCATGTGAGGGTCCTCTACATACAGGCCGTCCCCATCATCCGCGGGCCCAATATGGTGTATATGCGAATCGCGAATCTCTACGTCATGTGCCGGCAGCTCCCTCGATCCCCAGGTGGTGGTCACGTAAATGCCGCGGGCGACCATGCTTCCTTCGGAAAGATTACGGGCAACGACATTCTTCACTTCTATATCGGAAATCCGGATTGTCTGGGTATCTCCATAGACTACGATTCCGGCTATAACCCCCGAATAATAGTCGCTGTTCTTGTCCTTGCTTTGTGCTGCATTGGACACTACCAGACGGGTTAGGGTAATCCGGCTGCTTCCTCCGCCAATGACCAGCACGCGGTTCACCTGCTGATTACCATCGAGAGCCAGGTTCCGAATCTCGATATCATGGCCGGAGAGCCTCATCATCTCCCATCCGAAGGTGCGGGGCGATGCCTTAATTACGGATGCACTTCCCTCACCATAGAGCGTAGTACCGCTGCTAACACGGAGCGTTTTGCTCCCCTGAACCAGATAGGTTCCCTTCGGAAAATAAACAGATGCACCTCCAAGCTTGGCGGCGGCATCCAGAGCCTTCTGTATGGCTGCCGTATCATCCCACAGCCCATTACCGCGGGCCCCGTAATCCCTTACATTGATCAGATTGGCAGAGATGTGGACCTTGCCGCCGGAAGAATCCCGAGAACAGAGCGTGCTCACGGCCACCAGCAGCGTACCCAGCGTAACACCTTTGACGATGCGCTTTACCATGATTTATCCCTCCGATGTCATACATGATTCACAATCTATTAAAATAGGTAAATATGGTAAATTATGTATATATTATATCGTGGAAAATGTTCTTCTGGCAAACCCATTTTCATATCTATGGAATAAACAAGTATAAGATGATGGTATAGAAAGGAGATTTCCTCAATCAATCATGATGGATTCGGAATTCCTGCGGGCATGGGCTGAATTTAACCGTATCAAATGGAACTGCCGGGTATTGTCCGCCCGGTTCGAAGCCTCTTCCTCCGATGCGTATGCAGAAAGCATGTTCTTCTTAAACGATCAAGGCAAGCTGTATTTGCCGCCGCTCAACCCCTATCATCCTACCCTATTTAAGCCGACTCCAACCTCTAGAAATTACCGGATCGAACGGCAGTGGCATGAGGCTGCGGATGCGCTGTGCAGCGAGCTGCTTAAGGTCGGCGGCTATGCCAGCTTCTGTCTGCCGCCTGAATTTACAGATATTCGCCCTTTCCTCTGGAGGGGCTTTAAAGTGGATGTGAAGTATACGTATTACATAGATCTCCCCTGCACACCTGAAATGATCAGCCAGTCGGCACGCGGCAGGCTCAAAAAAGCCGTAAAAGCCGGCTACCGCGCAGCCCGAACCTACAATATGCAGGAGGTGCATGCCTGTCTTGCCGGAACCGAGCAGCGCAAGGGCTTCAGTCATCAGCTTCAGACAGCGGACTTGGAGCTGGCCCGAAGCCTGCTTGGCGACGACACGTTCCGCTGCTATGCTTGTTATTCGCCCGAAGGCGAGGCTGTCAGTGCCAATATCTCGATCCTGCTCGGAGGATCCCGCGCGCTCGGCTGGATCGCCTCCAGCAAGAGCGAGCATCTATCCAGCGGGGCTGCCCAGCTCCTTCAGTATGCTGAGCTGGAGGACTTGCACCTGAGCGGCATCACCTCCTTTGACTTTGGCGGTGCGAACCTGGCTTCCGTCTCGGAAGCCAAAGCTCAGTGGGGCGGCAGGCTGGTGCCCTATTATGTCATTAAGAACCCGGGGCTCAAGGAGGTGCTCCGCTCCGGGTGGGACTGGCTGCAGTTCAACAGCGGAAAGGGACAGAAGTGAAAGCTTTCTATAGCGGATGAAGCTTAAAAAGAAAGGGCCGGCCTAATCGATCAATTGCAAATGATCAAAGGCCAGCCCTTTTTTGCTTTTTGTTGTTTATAGAATCCACTTCACTACATCTTCTGTGGCTCTTCTTGTCTTAGGACGAGGCTCCTTGGCCCGATGTCCAAAGGCAACCATCACGCTAACGCCATAGTGCCCATCTTCGAGCAGACCTTCGCTTTCCAGCAGCTGGTTCAACTTGTCCTGATCGAATCCTTCTATTGGACAGGAGTCAATTCCGATCTGAGCCGCAGCAGTCATCATATTCGCCAGCACGATGTACGTTTGCTTGGAAGCCCAATCGAAGAGACTGCGCTCGCTCTCCAGCAGATGGAAGTCTGATTCCATAAAGGTCTTGTAACGCTCTTGGGTGATCTTCGCTACCAGCTCCTCCGGCATCTGTTTGACCTTGGTCATCTGATGATACAAATACTCGGAATCATAGCGTACATCCTTCCGGGCCAAGATGATCACAAAGTGGCTGGCTGTCGGCAGCTGCCCTTGCGCTCCCCAGGACACTTCCCGAATCTTCTCCCTGAGCTGCGGATTCTGAACGACGAGGAACTTCCATGGCTCAAGACCAATCGAGCTTGGTGAGAGACGTCCTGTCTCTAAAATGAAGTTGAAATCCTCGTCAGAGATTTTACGCTCCGGATCAAAAGACTTGGTAGCATGTCTAAAGCGAAAAGCCTCCAGAATTTCTTCTTTTTTATCTGAATGACTCATGGCACTCTCTCCTTTATACAGCTTGGTTAAAGAGACCTCCTAAGGTCATCTCCCTATCAAGGATACTCTTTTTGCGGGATGTAATTCAAGCAGCGGCAAGCTTCCCTTTAGTCCCCAGCCCAAAGCCTTCAGTTCACCATATACCGAAGATAGCACTCCCTTATATACGGGCCTGGCTCAACCCCCAGTTCCTCACGGATCAGGCGGGTATAGCTGTCATAATAATGCTCCATCCCTGCAAAATCTTTGAGCCCGGCTAGAGTCTCCAGCATAAGCTGGCATATTTCCTCCGAATAAGGCTCTCTCTCGCCCAGCTCCTTCAGCCTGTCCAGAATCGCCCGGTAATCCGGCAGCTCCTGGCGAAGCTCATACTGCGACAGCCGCAGGATCAGGCTAAAGTAACGCCCATAGAGCCTCCGCTGGGCTGCTTGCGCCCAAGCATAGTCCTGCTCCTCATAATAGTCTCCACGGTATAGAGCAGCGACCTGCTTAGCTCCCCCATAATTGTCTTGATTCAGTCTAGCCCTCAAATTCGTCTGCGTCTCAAAACACTCCGCATCGGTCTTAATGCCTGGACGCAGCAGCCGGTACCGGTCCAGACTATATTCGAGGGCCATGGCTGGACCCGCATCTTTCAGCATCTTCCGAATCTGATACACCGAAGTATGCAGATGCGTTAACGCCTTGTCCACGGTGAGCCGGGGCCAAAGCTCCTCCAGCAGCACCTCCTTGTGCACCCAAGCTTCTTGATGGTGCAGCAGGTAAGCAAACAGTTCCCGGGACTTCAGCGTTCTCCACTTCAAAGTGCGTATTGGAGCCGCAGCGGTTCCAGTTCCCACCTCGACCTCAAGCCGCTTGAAGCATCTGATCCGGGGAGGGTCAGTCTGTTGTTCCTTCGAGGGCTGCGGCCTACTCTTCCGAGAGGCAAGCATCCGATCAATGGATTTGCCCAGCCGTGCCGGACTGATCGGCTTCAGCAAATAATCCAGCGCCTCCAGTTCAAAGGCTTCTACCGCATACTCTGCATAAGCCGTAGCAAAGACAATCTCAATCCCTTTATTCTTCTGCTGAATATACTCAGCCGCTTCCAGACCGTTCATTTCAGGCATGCCAATGTCTAAGAATACCACGTCAGCCTGTTCAAGCTCCGAAGCTGCCAAGGCGGCGCCAGCAGAAGTATAACGTGCCAAACAATCTATACGTCCGTCGGCCTTCAGCAGCCTTTCCAGATGAAGCAGGGCCGGATTCTCATCGTCTATCAATACTGCCTTCATTCCTTCATCTCCCCGTCATTCTGTGCAAAATGGATGTCCGCCCTTTCCTGGGGCTCTTCCGGAGAGACGGGACAACACCCGGTCCAGCCTCTTGCGGGTCGGCGGCTTCAGAATATAGTCAAAAGCCTTCTGTTCAAAAGCGGATAATGCGTGTACCCGCTGTGACGTTATATAAACAACTTTTAGGTTATTGGCAATTTGCAAAGCTCGTTCTGCAGCCTCAACCCCGAGTGAACCCGGCAGCTGCGTATCTACAAAGAGCACTTGGGGCTGAAGGCGTCCGATCTGCTCCAGTGCCGCAGCCGCCTGAGAGGACGAGCCGACCACCTTAACCCGGCCGGACTGCTCAAGCAGCTGCTTCAGCTCCTCTCTAGCCAATCGGTCCGCATCAAGCAAATAAGCATGTATCAACCTTGTTCCCTCATTTCTGGGCGGAACACCAGCCCTGCCGCCTGTCGGCGATAGAGATAGTCCGCTCTTGCAGTACAACCTGCGGTAGATTGAACCGCAAGTTTACGCCCAGTATAAGTGCTCTTCCTGAACCAATTCTGAACAGGCTGACTGCTAGATCGACTTTGGAATGTCAAAGCTGACCTCGGTTCCATGACCAGGGTGGCTTGTGATCTCAAGCCCCTTGCCGTACAGCGACATCAGCCTGCGGTGAATGTTAAGCAGGCCTACTCCGCCTAGGCCGCGGCCAGAAAGCACCCGCTGCACCTGTTCCTGCGTCATGCCCACACCGTTATCGCTTACCCGCACTTCTATAGATGCTGCTTTCTCGCGAATAGCTACTTTTACTTTGCCGCCCTCAGCCCGCTGCATAATGCCGTGGCGAATCGCATTTTCTACGATAGGCTGAATGGAGAGCGGGGGCAGCCAGTTGCGGATGCTCTCATCAGTCTCGAACTCCACATCAACCCGCTCCTCAAATCTCGCTTTCTCCAGCACGACATAGGAATGGACCAGCTCCAGCTCCTTCTGGAGCGGCACCATCTGGTCCCTATTCTGAAAGTCAAAGCTGCCGCGCAAATATTGGCTGAGCTCTATCAGCAGGTCTGTTGCCAGATCCGGATTAACCGGACAGGTAGCGATAATGACATTCAGCGCATTATACAAAAAGTGAGGCTTGATCTGCGCCTGCAAAAAAGCCATTTCAGTACGAATCTCCGCCTGTACCGAGCGCCTCATCTCAATCAGCGTCCGCACCCTAGCCCGCAGCTCGCTGGCTGCTACAGGCTTGCTGAGGAAGTCGTTGATGCCTGCCCGGAAGGCATTCTCTATGTCCTCTGGCAGGTTCCGTGCCGTGAGCATCAGCACCGGAAGCTCGGACAGCGTATAACGCTCACGGAGCTTGCGGCACAGCTCAATCCCGGACATGCCAGGCATCATCCAGTCCGCAATTACAAGGCTGAACTGCAGCTGAAGCGCCAGCTCGTCCAGTGCCTCCTGTCCGCCAGGAACGGCCACTATAGAATAGCCTTCTGTCGATAGCAGATTGATCAGCACCTGCCGGTTGATCGGATCGTCATCTACGACCAGAATAGCGTCCCTGCCACTGTCAGACTGTTCTCCGGCACTGACCTCCCGCGCCGCTGTCCAGGCGCTTCCTGTCTCGGAATTCTGACTTCTGGTTCCATGAACCACCTGTCTGGCCTGTGCAGGAATCTGCTCAAGCTGTGCAGCAGGCAGTGTAAAGTGGAGAACGGCTCCATGAACGGAGGCTTCGATCCACAGATTTCCTCCGCTAAGCTCAATCAGCTGTTTGGCCGTAACTAGGCCGAGCCAGCCGCTGCTGTCCAGACGGGAATCGAAGCCACCTGCTTCCACTAGGTTACGAAGCAGTTCACTCAGCTGATCAGCCGCCCCAGGCCCACTGCTGTCTGCAATCGACACCGTTACTACAGATTTACCCGGCTTCGCCCAGATCCTCACTTCTCCTTCCGCCGTCTCCTTGACGGCATGAGCTAGAAGATTGTAGATGATTTGCCGCAGCCTGTCCTCATCGGCTTCCACATAGAGCAGCTCTTCGGGCCACTGCTGGATCAGCTGGATATTCTTACGTCCGATCAGGTAGAGGATCAGTTCCACGACCGAACGGGCCGCCCCGGCCAGCTCTACGGTCTGGCGGCGCAGCACAACCTCGCCGCTCTTCAGCTTCGCGAAATCGAGAATATCATTAACCAAGAGCGTAAGACGCTGGCCTGTAGACATAATCATAGACAGATTGGAGGCCTGCTTCGGGCTAAGCTCCCCGGCGGCCCCGTCCAGCATAGACTGTGCGATGTTGATCATGCCGTGCAGCGGCGTGCGCAGCTCATGGGAGGTATTCGCCATAAATTCATCCTTCAGGCCATCCAGTGTCAGGAGCCTCTTCGACAAACTCTCCACTTCGTGAAAGGACCGGGCGAACCTGCGGGCAAGCATCAGCGCCTGGGCTGCCACGAAGAAGATCATCTCATAGAGAGCCAGGAACTGAATATCCAGAATCCCAAACACGGACATCAGATTCAGAAAGATGACCATAATGACGCTGATGGCACTAATCAGCATGAAGTCTACATCTTCTGGCCACTTAACGATCCATTTTCCCATAATAAAGACAATGTAACCTATAATAGCAAACGCACTAAACATCATCACCGGCTCCAGCCGGGAGAACTCTGCGGGGGACAGCAATGTTCCCATCAGAAGCTGAAGCAAGGTCAAGACAGCGGCAAGCTTAGCCGCCCATTTGTGCATCACGCCCGGAACAAGCGCATCAATGTATCTCATTAAGTAGAAGTACACCAGGGCCGATGAGATCAGCTGAACCCGCATCACCAGTTCGTAAGGAAGACCTGGGAGAAGGCTTCCGATCATCTTCTCGCCGTGAGTCAGCACAAAAACCGCTGCACAAAAACAGAACATCCCCAAGTACAGCAGGGCTCGCTCCTGCCTGCGCAGCCGGAAGAGGAACAGAAAGAAAACTGCCGGAATTAGGAACCCGGCAAGCGTTCCTATATCGCGCATCCAGGCCAGCTCCTGGCTCTTTCGGATCGAGTCTTCATTGCCGAATTGAATGGAATTAACAATTCCTCCAGAGGAATAGCTGTAATTGGATACTTGTACTATAAGCTCAACCTCAGGTCCAGAGATCCCCGTTACGCCCGCAAAGGGGATGTTACCAGACACCGTATCCTTAGGGGTTACTCCCGGTCTCCCGCTTGCTCCAAGCTCGCTCCCCCCTAGAAAGGCTCGGCTTGCCATACGAATATTGGTCACCCGAATACCATAATCGTCAGAAGTCCGAGCCCCTAAGCGAATATGAAGCCGATAAGTCGCATAGCCGTGAGCCTCTTGTGACATCAGTTCGTTCCATTTGCCCGGGACATGAATCCGCTCGGGCTTAGGGAGCAAGCCATCAGCACCAACGAAATCCATCGGGGTGAGCAGCTGATTCGGATATATCTCCCATTCCCCATCCAAAGGCACCGTTCCCTCCCGGTCAAAGTCCCAGCCCCTCAGGTCAATAATTCCGTTTTGGGCCTTCGGATGCTCTTCCTTCAAAATATAAAAAACCCCATATAAGGGCAGCACAATAACAACAAAGAAGCTTATCAACAATATGATCCAGCGCTTAACCACAACAGGGTCCATCCTTTTACCGTATATTCCAGGTTATCCTGTTCTTATTATGTCGGCTGGCTCAAGGCTTTCTGTTACAGAGGATAGCGAATACTCGAAAAAAAAGACAGGCGATCCGCCGGGAGGATTCCCTTTAGCGACCACCTGCTCAACAATCTACTGTACTCTTCTTAAATATGGATATCAATAGAGCCTGCTGCTGCAGCCATATTCACCCCAAGCTGAGACTTCACAAGGCTAGTCTGTGAACTTGCTTCAGCCTCCTGCCCACTGCCGCCATCCGCAGCCGCTTGCTTGCTCCGGGCAATCTGCAGCTCGATCTGCTGAATTTGCTGCTGAAGCTGCTGCACCTTCTGCGCTTTGGTCTTCTCATCCTCCTGGCTGGCCGTCTCTTTGGCCAGCTCCGCCTCAAGCTTGGCCTTCTGCCGCTCCAGCTCAGCCGAGCTTGTGGTGCTGGAAAGGCCTGCACGCTTCGTGGCGGATGATGAATAACTGGCGCTGGAACTGCTGCCAGCAATGGACGAAATGTTCATAACGATCTTCCCTTCAGGATTATGTAACTTAGGATACACCTATCCTACAACGCCAACCTGAAAGTACACTGAGCGCCACCTGAAAATTTCGCTAATCCCTAAAAGCTCCCTTTAGCCTCGCTTATTCAGAACATCCAACGTGGTCTGCACCATGATCCGCAGCCCCTTTAGGAGTATGCTTTGCGGCAGGCTCGGCACGGACGGGCTCTGGATGGCCATCTCCGAGGATGCCGGGAAGTGCACAAAACCGGCAAGCGTAGGCAGCTTCCGGGTACCGATATAGTCAAGAACACGGTACATCGTATTATTGCAGATAAAAGTCCCGGCCGTATTGGACAGGGTGGCAGGAATGTCCTGCTCTATGAGCCTTGTTACCATGTCGCGAATCGGCAGTGTTGCGAACAGCCCGTCCGGCCCGCCTTCACGGATCGGCAGATCAACGGGTCTGCCGCCACTGTTGTCCGCATAAGAGCTCGCTGGGATGTCCTTCACATTAATGGCGATCCGCTCAGGAGTAATCGCGGTTCGGCCCTTGGCCAAACCGCAACAGATGACGGCATCCGGGCGAACCTCCTCCATGACCTGGATCAGCTTGTCCGCACATTCATCAAAGGTTACGGGCAGCAGGACGGTATGAACCTCCCCTCCCGCAAAGGATTCCTCCGCAAGTGCGGCAACCAGCTGCTCCGTCGGATTAACCGGATCTCCGCCAAAGGGTTCAAAGCCAGAAACTAGTATCTTCATAGATGATTCGTCACTCCTTCAATCGTATTCTGTCCCCCAAGTATACAACACTAGGCTAACGATCAAGCAGCATTAAGCCAATATTCAGTTAGGCCAGCTATTAATGGGGCATATGATCTGGCCTGATGGCCTTCATCGAGTTCCGCGGGTCGGCGGCTCCTGTGGACGGCGCTGGGATTCAGCCTGACCATTTCCAGCGATTCGTTCAACATTTTTTATCATCAGACTGCGGGCAGAACTTCCTACAGTATCCCCCTATTCCTTACATCCTTGCTGAATGTGCTGCTCTGTATCTATCTAATTGTGGTTTTGCGGGGCCTGAGCACACATAGAAAAGCACTTCAGGCAAGCGAAGCTCAACCCGAGGCTTAAGCTTTATGATCAAAGCGCAGTGGTGTACACTGTTCTAAACAGAACCTAGATGAAGGCAGGTACAGACGCGATGGAACATCTGATTAACACCCAGGTTAAAAATATTCAAATCAGCGGAATCCGCAAAATTGCCAACCAGGTCGCGAACTATCCGAATGCCGTCTCTCTGACGATCGGACAGCCGGATTTCCCGACCCCAACCCACATTCTGGAGGCCGCTCACCGCGCTATTGATGCAGGCCGGACCGTCTATACGCCCAACGCGGGTCTTCCTGAGCTGCGTAAGGCCGCAGCAGCGTTCATCTCCCGCAAGTATGGGCTGCATTATAACGGACTGGATGAGGTTATCATCACGAATGGAGCCAGCGAGGCGCTGGATATCACGCTAAGAACCATCCTGACTCCAGGCGACGAGGTCATTCTGCCAGGACCGATCTATCCTGGTTACGAGCCGCTGATTCGGCTGGCAGGTGCCAAGCCTGTGCTGGTCGATACGCGCTCCAGCGGCTTCAAGCTGACGGCCGAACTGATAGCGCCGCATTTGAACGAACGGACCAAGGCCGTCATCCTGGGCTATCCCTCCAATCCGACCGGCAGGGTCATGAATGCAGTAGAGCTTCAGGACGTCGCCAAGCTGCTGGCAGCGCGGGAGATCTTCGTCATTTCGGACGAAATCTACAGCGAGCTGATCTATGACGCGCCGCATGCATCCATTGCCAGCCAGAACGGCATGCGGGAGCGGACTATCATCATCAACGGATTGTCCAAATCCCATTCGATGACAGGCTGGCGCATCGGCTTCACGCTCGCTCCTGCGAGTCTTACCCAGCACATGGTGAAGGTGCATCAATATAATGTTACATGCGCCAGCTCCATCAGCCAGTATGCGGCTATCGAGGCGCTGACGGAAGGCTTTGACGATGCCCTGCCGATGAAGGAAGCTTACCGTAAGCGGCGCGACTATGTTCATGCCCGGCTTACCGCCATGGGCCTGCCATTGGAGAAGCCTGAAGGAGCGTTCTACATGTTCCCTTCGATCGAACGCTTCGGCATCCCTTCCATGGAGTTCGCCTTAAGGCTGCTGGATGAGGCCGGGGTCGCTGTAGTGCCAGGCGATGCCTTCTCCGTGTATGGAGAGGGCCATATCCGGATCTCCTATGCGTACAGCCAGGAAGTGTTGGAACAAGGGCTGGATCGTCTGGAAGGCTTCATTAACAAGCTATAACAACAAGGGGATGTCCTTTAAGATCACGCTGTGACTCTAAAGGCATCCCCTATTTATGTTCCGATATCTTTACTTTCCCATCTCTGATTTCCAGGTAAAGTAGTCTGTCATAACACGCACAGCCAGCTTCATGGCGTCTTCATTCGGAGCAAGCTTCGCATGGTGCAGTCCATAGGGCGTATCTACGCCAAGCCAGAACATGAAGCCCGGAATCCGCTCCAGGAAATAACCGAAGTCCTCTCCCGTCATCGCCTCTGTACACTCCACCAGGTTCACATCGCTGCGCTCGCGCAAGAATGACATCAGCTCGCCCGTCACTTCGGCTTCGTTATAAACCTGCCGGTAGTTGGCGCCGTAGTCGATCTCCGCCTTACAGTCAAATCCCATCTCAATGCCCTTCACGAGAGCCTCGATGCGCGATTTCACCTTGCGCATGGATTCGGCGGACAAAGTGCGGATAGTCCCTTCCAAGCGGGCTCGTTCGGCAATGATGTTTTGCTTTGTTCCGCCCTCCACTTTGCCGATGGTTACCACCGCCGAGTCCAGCGGGTCAACGTTGC from Paenibacillus sp. CAA11 encodes:
- a CDS encoding YveK family protein translates to MDVGLLFTAVRRHYLACLITLGLCVGAGFLINQLIQPQYRAQASLVANLPGDSESGTYNEFLASQMLTKTYEDAIQSRYIANEVKQRLNLKESVFQLLAKIEARTDPGTLVILLQAVDDNPKQALRLANAFADAFILKSKEIVHNANIRVLDYADPEETAVPVSPKKKLNLALSLFIGIGAALCISLLLEKRRASRRRKRPVESGIREDAYPGPAESRGPNHEGVTQA
- a CDS encoding glycosyl hydrolase family 28-related protein; this translates as MVKRIVKGVTLGTLLVAVSTLCSRDSSGGKVHISANLINVRDYGARGNGLWDDTAAIQKALDAAAKLGGASVYFPKGTYLVQGSKTLRVSSGTTLYGEGSASVIKASPRTFGWEMMRLSGHDIEIRNLALDGNQQVNRVLVIGGGSSRITLTRLVVSNAAQSKDKNSDYYSGVIAGIVVYGDTQTIRISDIEVKNVVARNLSEGSMVARGIYVTTTWGSRELPAHDVEIRDSHIHHIGPADDGDGLYVEDPHMDSGNGHDMEVRIINNTFDHCAKRAIKIYAEGIEVEGNRIINSYLNDNYFQGTQKGKLAPDMYAAISVYGSSNSVMNNIIEGKGSFYAAIEVGDGETVRDISIKGNTVVMGARSSIQGTTSIRLGNIEEFTIANNTLRHGERGIWTWQNAKDGLIQSNDIQMSQGGGIDLTTYLPGYFQQDIQVLGNRISARNFRVQLGPTNCNVVVK
- a CDS encoding GNAT family N-acetyltransferase, whose protein sequence is MMDSEFLRAWAEFNRIKWNCRVLSARFEASSSDAYAESMFFLNDQGKLYLPPLNPYHPTLFKPTPTSRNYRIERQWHEAADALCSELLKVGGYASFCLPPEFTDIRPFLWRGFKVDVKYTYYIDLPCTPEMISQSARGRLKKAVKAGYRAARTYNMQEVHACLAGTEQRKGFSHQLQTADLELARSLLGDDTFRCYACYSPEGEAVSANISILLGGSRALGWIASSKSEHLSSGAAQLLQYAELEDLHLSGITSFDFGGANLASVSEAKAQWGGRLVPYYVIKNPGLKEVLRSGWDWLQFNSGKGQK
- a CDS encoding NAD(P)H-dependent oxidoreductase, giving the protein MSHSDKKEEILEAFRFRHATKSFDPERKISDEDFNFILETGRLSPSSIGLEPWKFLVVQNPQLREKIREVSWGAQGQLPTASHFVIILARKDVRYDSEYLYHQMTKVKQMPEELVAKITQERYKTFMESDFHLLESERSLFDWASKQTYIVLANMMTAAAQIGIDSCPIEGFDQDKLNQLLESEGLLEDGHYGVSVMVAFGHRAKEPRPKTRRATEDVVKWIL
- a CDS encoding response regulator; the encoded protein is MKAVLIDDENPALLHLERLLKADGRIDCLARYTSAGAALAASELEQADVVFLDIGMPEMNGLEAAEYIQQKNKGIEIVFATAYAEYAVEAFELEALDYLLKPISPARLGKSIDRMLASRKSRPQPSKEQQTDPPRIRCFKRLEVEVGTGTAAAPIRTLKWRTLKSRELFAYLLHHQEAWVHKEVLLEELWPRLTVDKALTHLHTSVYQIRKMLKDAGPAMALEYSLDRYRLLRPGIKTDAECFETQTNLRARLNQDNYGGAKQVAALYRGDYYEEQDYAWAQAAQRRLYGRYFSLILRLSQYELRQELPDYRAILDRLKELGEREPYSEEICQLMLETLAGLKDFAGMEHYYDSYTRLIREELGVEPGPYIRECYLRYMVN
- a CDS encoding response regulator — translated: MIHAYLLDADRLAREELKQLLEQSGRVKVVGSSSQAAAALEQIGRLQPQVLFVDTQLPGSLGVEAAERALQIANNLKVVYITSQRVHALSAFEQKAFDYILKPPTRKRLDRVLSRLSGRAPGKGGHPFCTE
- a CDS encoding ATP-binding protein — its product is MVKRWIILLISFFVVIVLPLYGVFYILKEEHPKAQNGIIDLRGWDFDREGTVPLDGEWEIYPNQLLTPMDFVGADGLLPKPERIHVPGKWNELMSQEAHGYATYRLHIRLGARTSDDYGIRVTNIRMASRAFLGGSELGASGRPGVTPKDTVSGNIPFAGVTGISGPEVELIVQVSNYSYSSGGIVNSIQFGNEDSIRKSQELAWMRDIGTLAGFLIPAVFFLFLFRLRRQERALLYLGMFCFCAAVFVLTHGEKMIGSLLPGLPYELVMRVQLISSALVYFYLMRYIDALVPGVMHKWAAKLAAVLTLLQLLMGTLLSPAEFSRLEPVMMFSAFAIIGYIVFIMGKWIVKWPEDVDFMLISAISVIMVIFLNLMSVFGILDIQFLALYEMIFFVAAQALMLARRFARSFHEVESLSKRLLTLDGLKDEFMANTSHELRTPLHGMINIAQSMLDGAAGELSPKQASNLSMIMSTGQRLTLLVNDILDFAKLKSGEVVLRRQTVELAGAARSVVELILYLIGRKNIQLIQQWPEELLYVEADEDRLRQIIYNLLAHAVKETAEGEVRIWAKPGKSVVTVSIADSSGPGAADQLSELLRNLVEAGGFDSRLDSSGWLGLVTAKQLIELSGGNLWIEASVHGAVLHFTLPAAQLEQIPAQARQVVHGTRSQNSETGSAWTAAREVSAGEQSDSGRDAILVVDDDPINRQVLINLLSTEGYSIVAVPGGQEALDELALQLQFSLVIADWMMPGMSGIELCRKLRERYTLSELPVLMLTARNLPEDIENAFRAGINDFLSKPVAASELRARVRTLIEMRRSVQAEIRTEMAFLQAQIKPHFLYNALNVIIATCPVNPDLATDLLIELSQYLRGSFDFQNRDQMVPLQKELELVHSYVVLEKARFEERVDVEFETDESIRNWLPPLSIQPIVENAIRHGIMQRAEGGKVKVAIREKAASIEVRVSDNGVGMTQEQVQRVLSGRGLGGVGLLNIHRRLMSLYGKGLEITSHPGHGTEVSFDIPKSI
- a CDS encoding FlxA-like family protein, translating into MNISSIAGSSSSASYSSSATKRAGLSSTTSSAELERQKAKLEAELAKETASQEDEKTKAQKVQQLQQQIQQIELQIARSKQAAADGGSGQEAEASSQTSLVKSQLGVNMAAAAGSIDIHI